In Candidatus Abyssobacteria bacterium SURF_5, the genomic stretch AATCAAATCGGCAACGATGATCAAGAAAATCGAGGTGACGACAGAAGAGGTTGTGGCGCGACCCACACCTTCGGCGCCTCCCCTGACGGAAAAACCGTAGTAGCAGCCGACCATGGCGATTATCATCCCAAAGGCCACGCTCTTGATCAAACCGGTGATGATATCCCGCATGACAAGATAATCGACCGTATACGAATAATAGAGATTGTAATTCATCTCGAGGCTGTAAACGCCGATGAGCATGCCGCCGGCAATGCCCACAAGGTCAGCGATCATCGTGAGGCAGGGTTGCATGCAGATCATGGCGAGGAGCTTGGGCGCCACCAGGAATTTGATCGGATGGAGCGCCATCGATTCCAGCGCATCGACTTCTTCCGAGACCACCATGGTGCCGATTTCCGCCGCAAAAGCGGACCCGCTCCTGCCCGCCATGATGACGGCCGCGATCAGCGGGCCGAGTTCCCGGGTCATCACCACGCCGACAATCGGGGGAACATACAGCAGCGCGCCGAACTGCTCGAGTTGATAAGCCGACTGCATCGCCATGATCGCGCCGACGAGCGCGCAGATGAAA encodes the following:
- a CDS encoding ABC transporter permease encodes the protein MPNRIRSSPDPAEALNAFFGYFGNRLFSVIRAARRLLRLTLQALEWSFIAPFTSRGMRWKSVLRHMVIVGFDSIPIVSFICALVGAIMAMQSAYQLEQFGALLYVPPIVGVVMTRELGPLIAAVIMAGRSGSAFAAEIGTMVVSEEVDALESMALHPIKFLVAPKLLAMICMQPCLTMIADLVGIAGGMLIGVYSLEMNYNLYYSYTVDYLVMRDIITGLIKSVAFGMIIAMVGCYYGFSVRGGAEGVGRATTSSVVTSIFLIIVADLIFTALFYYVI